In one window of Desulfovibrio sp. DNA:
- a CDS encoding putative virulence factor, translated as MVMQQDMDLAQQCRQLADTARKAGTWLQDNADMVGGEKASLLKDMRHAGRFFSKCSQAAERKMCAGVFGPSQSGKSYLISALASDANGALLADFCGETQDFLKKINPEGGKESTGLVTRFTTTQPEGLTPEFPIRLRLLSETDVARVLANTYYSDCEHKDAPSAEALVKTLDQLEASAPAAPVEGSLDVDDVEDLRDYVNKNFSSRPRVQMLQNGYWARAAALAPRLGLEGRARLFGLVWDEIDDFQSVYLQLCGALHSLGRAAEVNCPLDALIPRERSIIDVERLHGLKRPTGDSLPILAPGGVKVTLPRAVITALTAEITIFMREKPDDFFDHTDLLDFPGYRSRYKFPDLREALASKEEMLKELFLRGKVAYLFERYREEKELTSMLLCIAPGPQEVHDLPHAVYEWICSTHGEKPASRAGKAPALFFVLTKMDMEFEKKKGSPSVETRWTTRLESSLVKFFGQVHDWVDNWDGVHPFSNVFLLRNPNFTCEAIFDYDGGRETGVRQDQRVFVEEVRQAFLQSPLVQQHVASPDKVWQAAMTLNDGGVSLLRDSLRPLCNPELKRQQIRVSLGERKEQIVTRLSPFYRTDDRDELRRQKEQLSRSFVTLLAKLAEKQLFGEFLRRLQVRDYDLYELCLNARQIPEQGQTAASLQVVGTRVSADDILGDIFGESTESAPPAQENDTAQARDMAGVFASLVMEHWIGRLRDLGASGEARAQLGLPALELDQLCHEIILAASRCRLRENLEDSLRRSMSYSNIARERLIWKQVSLAADAINAFVDWLGFDPRFKNQSQRTILFGGKSVSLFDPPPVISGEPRIAEQETPYDRFWYTDWLRALAYSIMANVDFDGQQTLDPEQNNRLRDILQVFKG; from the coding sequence ATGGTTATGCAGCAAGATATGGACCTCGCCCAGCAATGCCGCCAGCTGGCAGATACCGCCCGTAAGGCCGGAACATGGCTTCAGGATAACGCCGACATGGTGGGCGGCGAAAAAGCGTCCCTGCTCAAGGATATGCGCCACGCGGGCCGCTTTTTCAGCAAATGCAGTCAGGCAGCGGAACGCAAGATGTGCGCTGGCGTCTTCGGGCCCAGCCAGTCGGGTAAATCCTACCTTATCTCCGCTCTGGCAAGCGATGCCAACGGAGCATTGCTGGCCGACTTTTGTGGTGAAACCCAGGATTTTCTCAAAAAAATCAATCCAGAAGGCGGCAAGGAATCCACAGGGCTTGTGACGCGCTTTACCACAACGCAGCCAGAAGGCCTTACGCCGGAGTTTCCCATTCGCCTGCGCCTGCTGTCTGAAACGGACGTGGCCCGAGTGCTGGCCAATACCTACTACTCCGACTGCGAACATAAGGACGCCCCCAGCGCAGAGGCTCTGGTAAAAACCCTTGACCAACTGGAAGCAAGCGCTCCTGCCGCGCCCGTTGAAGGCAGCCTTGACGTCGACGATGTTGAAGACCTGCGCGACTATGTGAACAAGAACTTCAGTTCCCGTCCGCGCGTGCAGATGCTTCAGAACGGCTACTGGGCGCGCGCTGCGGCTCTGGCTCCACGCCTGGGCCTCGAAGGGCGCGCCCGTCTGTTCGGCCTTGTGTGGGATGAAATTGACGACTTTCAGTCAGTCTATCTGCAATTGTGCGGCGCGCTGCACAGTCTTGGCAGGGCCGCCGAGGTGAACTGCCCTCTTGACGCCCTTATTCCGCGTGAGCGAAGCATCATTGACGTGGAACGTCTGCACGGGCTGAAGCGCCCGACGGGCGATTCCCTGCCGATCCTTGCTCCCGGCGGCGTCAAGGTCACTTTGCCACGAGCCGTGATCACGGCCCTGACGGCAGAGATCACCATCTTCATGCGTGAAAAGCCCGATGATTTTTTTGACCACACAGACCTGCTGGACTTCCCAGGCTACCGCTCGCGCTACAAGTTCCCCGATCTGCGCGAAGCGCTGGCCAGCAAGGAAGAAATGCTCAAGGAGCTTTTTCTGCGCGGCAAGGTGGCCTATCTTTTCGAGCGCTACCGCGAGGAAAAAGAGCTGACCAGCATGCTTCTGTGTATTGCGCCTGGCCCGCAGGAAGTTCATGACCTGCCCCATGCCGTTTATGAGTGGATTTGCTCTACACACGGCGAAAAGCCCGCAAGTCGCGCGGGCAAAGCGCCAGCCCTGTTCTTTGTGCTGACCAAGATGGATATGGAGTTCGAGAAAAAGAAGGGCTCGCCCTCTGTGGAAACACGCTGGACCACCCGTCTTGAATCTTCACTGGTCAAGTTTTTCGGCCAGGTACATGACTGGGTTGATAACTGGGACGGCGTCCATCCCTTCAGCAACGTCTTTTTGCTGCGTAACCCCAACTTCACCTGCGAAGCCATTTTTGACTACGATGGCGGGCGCGAAACCGGGGTACGGCAAGATCAACGCGTTTTTGTGGAAGAGGTTCGTCAGGCGTTCTTGCAGTCCCCCCTGGTGCAGCAACACGTGGCCTCGCCCGACAAGGTGTGGCAGGCAGCCATGACGCTCAATGACGGCGGCGTCAGCCTGTTGCGCGACAGCCTGCGCCCCCTCTGCAATCCCGAACTGAAACGCCAGCAGATACGCGTGAGCCTTGGCGAAAGAAAAGAACAGATCGTCACGCGCCTTTCACCATTTTACCGCACAGACGATCGCGATGAGTTGCGCCGCCAGAAGGAGCAACTTTCACGAAGCTTTGTCACACTTCTTGCCAAATTGGCCGAAAAACAGCTTTTTGGCGAGTTTCTGCGCCGCTTGCAGGTGCGTGACTACGACCTTTACGAACTGTGCCTCAACGCCAGGCAAATACCGGAACAGGGACAGACCGCGGCAAGTCTGCAAGTGGTGGGAACCCGCGTTTCTGCTGACGACATTCTTGGCGACATTTTTGGCGAAAGCACGGAGAGCGCGCCCCCGGCGCAGGAAAATGACACGGCCCAGGCCAGAGACATGGCTGGCGTGTTCGCGTCACTCGTGATGGAGCACTGGATAGGCCGCCTGCGAGATCTTGGCGCTTCTGGCGAAGCACGCGCCCAGCTTGGCTTGCCGGCGCTGGAGCTTGACCAGTTGTGCCATGAAATCATTCTGGCCGCTTCACGGTGCCGCTTGCGCGAAAATCTTGAAGACAGCCTGCGGCGCAGCATGTCCTACAGCAATATCGCCCGTGAACGCCTGATCTGGAAGCAGGTCAGCCTTGCCGCCGATGCCATTAACGCCTTTGTGGACTGGCTGGGCTTTGACCCCCGCTTCAAAAACCAGAGCCAGCGCACCATCCTTTTTGGCGGCAAAAGCGTCAGCCTGTTTGATCCTCCGCCGGTTATCTCCGGCGAGCCGCGCATAGCCGAACAGGAAACCCCGTATGACCGCTTCTGGTATACGGACTGGCTGCGCGCCCTGGCCTACAGCATCATGGCCAATGTGGATTTTGACGGTCAACAGACTCTTGACCCCGAACAAAACAACCGCCTGCGCGATATTTTGCAGGTTTTCAAGGGATAA